In one Halococcus salsus genomic region, the following are encoded:
- a CDS encoding DUF6293 family protein → MDWDVRERVHVMPVGYEYERIVTPAEHFRADRVVLIGHEEDAEDSKGRHKWNRVIEALDERGISHEEVYCDIFDLYSSLGTIAEVISTHADDDVYVNISTGSKVTAVAGMIASMVLGANTYYVKAEDYTDDPSSIIDVDNLPKYPIDAPDKEQVSVLEFIDTWTKYEGPPTKGEVIHFSEKESLAYIRQNVESKGKYRLLDTNIVEPLKERGWVQEAKQGRNKVLSLTDDGIAALQAFRWMIDEDIDWEKYQEEGLDNSG, encoded by the coding sequence ATGGACTGGGACGTTCGTGAACGCGTGCATGTTATGCCGGTTGGATACGAGTACGAGCGGATTGTCACCCCCGCAGAGCACTTTCGGGCTGATCGCGTTGTTTTGATCGGTCATGAGGAAGACGCGGAGGATAGTAAGGGGCGGCATAAATGGAACCGTGTAATAGAGGCGCTTGATGAGCGCGGTATCAGCCATGAGGAGGTATACTGCGATATTTTTGATCTATATTCGTCGCTTGGCACTATCGCTGAAGTCATTTCGACGCACGCTGACGATGATGTTTATGTGAACATTTCTACTGGCAGCAAGGTAACAGCGGTTGCCGGAATGATCGCGTCAATGGTGCTGGGAGCAAATACGTACTACGTGAAGGCGGAGGATTATACTGATGATCCAAGTTCGATCATAGATGTGGATAATCTTCCGAAGTACCCGATCGATGCACCGGATAAGGAGCAGGTGAGTGTGCTCGAATTTATTGATACCTGGACCAAGTATGAAGGACCACCGACGAAGGGTGAAGTCATCCATTTCAGTGAGAAGGAGAGTTTAGCGTATATCCGGCAAAATGTGGAAAGCAAAGGTAAGTATCGCTTGTTAGATACAAACATCGTGGAGCCCTTAAAGGAACGAGGATGGGTTCAGGAAGCGAAACAGGGGAGGAACAAGGTTCTCAGTCTCACAGACGATGGTATTGCGGCATTACAGGCATTTCGGTGGATGATTGACGAAGATATCGATTGGGAGAAGTATCAAGAGGAAGGATTAGATAATTCAGGCTGA